The Desulfomicrobium orale DSM 12838 genome includes a window with the following:
- a CDS encoding helix-turn-helix domain-containing protein — protein MDLTEIGSRLREGRQSKGLTVEEAAEKIKISSSVIIALEEGNREKFPHPVYARGFVRSYASLLGFDHAELCAEFAREYPVEEDHEPPSSGTGISVRAYDSGRTENLLRFVAVLVILGLGVGGWILFDEYRSRTPLGAQNAVTEAPPVSSAPVRREQPDAVSHQMTQMQEVTEGLAANQTTNTSVEAETVMPVVESGETGVNATQPAAAERVLVVRANADSWLQALPDGRVVDYLLRKGESTSIAFSRTLSVKFGNAGGVALELDGQPYPFQAAVGEVKTLVVQ, from the coding sequence ATGGATCTGACGGAAATCGGAAGCAGACTGCGGGAAGGCCGCCAGAGCAAGGGGCTGACGGTGGAAGAGGCGGCGGAGAAAATCAAGATCTCCTCGTCCGTCATCATCGCTCTGGAGGAAGGCAACCGGGAAAAATTTCCCCATCCCGTGTACGCCAGAGGGTTCGTGCGCAGCTACGCATCCCTGCTGGGGTTTGATCACGCCGAACTGTGCGCGGAGTTCGCCCGCGAATATCCTGTGGAAGAAGACCACGAACCGCCTTCTTCCGGCACGGGCATCAGCGTGCGCGCGTATGATTCCGGCCGTACGGAAAATCTGCTCCGCTTCGTGGCCGTACTGGTGATCCTGGGCCTTGGCGTGGGCGGATGGATACTGTTCGACGAGTATCGCAGCCGCACGCCGCTTGGTGCGCAGAACGCTGTGACGGAAGCTCCGCCCGTCTCTTCCGCTCCGGTCCGGCGGGAACAGCCCGATGCCGTCTCGCACCAGATGACCCAGATGCAGGAAGTGACGGAAGGTCTGGCCGCCAATCAGACGACCAATACCAGCGTTGAAGCTGAAACCGTCATGCCTGTGGTCGAATCCGGGGAGACCGGGGTCAATGCCACCCAGCCCGCGGCGGCGGAGCGGGTGCTGGTGGTCCGGGCCAATGCCGACAGCTGGCTGCAGGCCCTGCCTGACGGCAGAGTGGTAGATTATCTGCTGCGCAAGGGTGAATCGACATCCATCGCCTTTTCCAGGACCCTGAGCGTCAAATTCGGCAACGCGGGCGGCGTGGCTCTGGAGCTCGACGGGCAGCCCTACCCCTTCCAGGCCGCCGTCGGCGAGGTGAAAACCCTGGTTGTGCAGTAG
- the recO gene encoding DNA repair protein RecO has product MEFSEQVMVLRVGTFREADCWVRFFSPTHGLLTGFAFGGRRSRRRFCGCLSPLSLVHFRVSRGRREYHCLEEGALVNAFPDLKRDLNRLGMASNCVRFFESLSFAPDSMESAHALLLETLETLDRSVPDSCFLPILFRAKMTFTQGYQPDLSSCRGCGRPLADSGRAAFAVQEGGLYCPRCPSGAGHKISTSRETLALLNRLSVTGPREWADWAPSPQVREECVRLVDAFVQCHLGLTCDGNRFLRV; this is encoded by the coding sequence ATGGAATTTTCCGAACAGGTGATGGTGCTGCGGGTGGGCACATTTCGGGAGGCGGACTGCTGGGTCCGCTTTTTTTCGCCCACACACGGCCTGCTGACGGGCTTCGCCTTCGGCGGCCGCCGCAGCCGCAGACGGTTCTGCGGCTGCCTGAGCCCTCTTTCCCTGGTGCATTTCCGGGTCAGCCGGGGCAGGCGGGAATATCATTGCCTGGAGGAAGGTGCGCTGGTCAACGCCTTTCCGGACCTCAAACGGGATCTGAACAGGCTGGGCATGGCCAGCAACTGCGTGCGTTTTTTCGAATCCCTGTCCTTTGCCCCGGACAGTATGGAGTCCGCCCACGCCCTGTTGCTGGAGACCCTCGAAACCCTGGACCGCAGCGTGCCGGATTCCTGTTTCCTGCCCATCCTTTTCCGTGCGAAAATGACCTTCACCCAAGGGTATCAGCCGGATCTCTCATCCTGCCGGGGGTGCGGGCGGCCTCTTGCGGACAGCGGCCGCGCGGCGTTTGCCGTTCAGGAAGGCGGTCTGTACTGTCCGCGTTGCCCGTCCGGAGCGGGACATAAAATTTCCACCTCCCGGGAGACTCTGGCGCTTCTGAACCGGCTGAGTGTGACCGGCCCCCGGGAATGGGCGGACTGGGCGCCCTCGCCTCAGGTGCGGGAGGAATGCGTCCGCCTGGTGGACGCCTTTGTGCAATGCCATCTTGGCCTGACCTGCGACGGAAACCGCTTTCTGCGGGTCTGA
- the glyQ gene encoding glycine--tRNA ligase subunit alpha: MNFQDVISNLQRFWAGQGCVLQFPYDMEVGAGTFNPSTFLRVLGPEPWRVAYPESSRRPTDGRYGENPNRLQHYFQFQVILKPSPANVLELYLDSLGVLGIDKHVHDIRFVEDDWESPTLGAWGLGWEVWLNGMEVTQFTYFQQVGGINLEPVSCEITYGVERLCMYLQEKESVYDLAWNDHVTYGDVYHQAEVEQSRYNFDHSDAEMLLSLFGAYEEEARKLCAAGLPWPAYDFCLKCSHTFNLLDARGAISITERAKYIARVRALASAVARLYVEQREAMHHPLCK; the protein is encoded by the coding sequence ATGAATTTTCAGGATGTCATTTCCAACCTGCAGCGCTTCTGGGCCGGACAGGGCTGCGTGCTGCAATTTCCCTACGACATGGAAGTGGGAGCGGGGACTTTCAATCCGTCCACCTTTCTGCGGGTGCTCGGCCCGGAGCCGTGGCGGGTGGCCTATCCCGAATCCTCACGCCGCCCGACGGACGGACGCTACGGCGAAAATCCCAACCGCCTGCAGCATTATTTCCAGTTTCAGGTCATCCTGAAGCCCTCTCCGGCCAATGTGCTGGAACTCTATCTGGACAGTCTGGGCGTGCTGGGCATCGACAAGCACGTGCACGACATCCGCTTCGTGGAGGACGACTGGGAAAGTCCGACTCTCGGCGCCTGGGGACTGGGTTGGGAAGTATGGCTGAACGGCATGGAGGTGACGCAGTTCACCTACTTTCAGCAGGTGGGCGGTATCAATCTGGAGCCCGTCAGCTGTGAGATCACTTACGGGGTGGAGCGGCTTTGCATGTACCTTCAGGAGAAGGAATCGGTGTACGACCTGGCCTGGAACGATCATGTCACCTACGGCGACGTGTATCATCAGGCCGAGGTGGAACAGTCCCGCTACAATTTCGACCATTCGGACGCGGAAATGCTTCTGTCCCTGTTCGGGGCTTACGAGGAGGAGGCCCGCAAGCTGTGCGCCGCCGGTTTGCCCTGGCCCGCATACGATTTCTGTCTGAAATGCTCGCACACGTTCAATCTGCTGGACGCGCGCGGAGCTATCTCCATCACCGAACGGGCCAAATACATCGCCCGTGTGCGCGCTCTGGCCTCGGCCGTGGCCCGGCTGTACGTGGAACAGCGCGAGGCCATGCATCATCCGCTGTGCAAGTGA